A region of the Pantoea alfalfae genome:
GCTCGGCATCATCATTCAGGACTTTGACGCCGGTCGCCGCATGAACCGGGAACAGCGACGAGAAAGCCGCGTTGATGGCCATGTCCGCTGCCATACCGCCCACGGCACCGGCCAGCGCGCAGGGCATGTTTTTGAGGATCTGACTGGGGCGACCACGGATCAGAGAAAGGCCGATCATCATCACAGCCAGGCCTGGCACCTTGCCGCTTTTGATCTCTCTGACCGTGACCGTTTCACCACCAATGATGACATTGGGGGAGACGTCGTCACTCACGGTGGCATCACAGGTAGTTTTATCCTTTGCGCGCACCGCTGGCTGGCCATTGATAAAGACGCTTTTCGATCCCTGCGCCAGATATTGCGGTGCACTGTGTTTTTCACAGGCTACTTTGTCCTGCTCCAGTGGAGAGGTGCCCGCATCGGCGGAGGCGACCGTAGGTTGCCACATTGCACTGCCAAACTGGCCCACCGCAGAGAGCAGCATGCCGCCATAATCCGCGAAGCTCTTCGGCGATTGCGGTTCCGGTGGCGGTGTCTCGCCGGGCGTGAGCATACCGGCCGCGCGCACGGCTAAAAGACCATTTACGTAAACGTTGTCTGAACCGCTGGATATCACACCGGCGGGTGACGGCGGGAATATCATGTTTCCCAGCCCATCGGCCGCTTTGCTGATCTCCTGTGACAGACCCACGGCATTGGCCAGTATACCGCCAAGAATACCGCTGAGCAGGCAACTGTTACCTACGGCGGCTACACTCGCCGCTGCCGCCCCTGTACCCAGCAGGGGCGCTGCCGAGACGATAGCAGCACCCACTGCGGCACCAATGACGGCATACGCCGCACCTTCTGCCACAATGCTGGTGATATCAGCAAAAATGCTGGAGTGAATGATCTCATCGCCCACGCGGGCCGCAGGATTATCCATAAGTTATGCTTTCCGTGGCGTGTTCAGAGTCAGGCTTTGTTTAAAAGCACTCCAGCGCTGTTCGTCTTCTTCATTGAATGGGCGCATCGCGGAGAGCGTAAAAATCATTAAGGTGTTCGAATCCGGCACCTGCGTAGCCAGCTGTTTCTGCCACACGGCCTGCCCATTACGGTCAAACATAGTTTCAACTTCAATTGCGTGTAAGGTGTTATCTACACCCGCCATCACGCGTACAAACTCACTCTGCTGGATGTGACCCATCTGACTCCGCAACGTGTCCCACTGACGCTGGAATTCTTTTTCCGCATCACTGCCCTCAGAAATAACACCACGGCTTACAACCCATGCCAGCCCACTGGCCTCGTCGCGGAGAATATTCATGGTGGTGTCCTGCCAGGCAGCAGGAAAAAGCGCAAAGGCGCCCTCATTGAATTGGTAATTCATAATAGATTTCCATATGGGGAAAGTAAAAACGGGATGTTATTAACAGCAGAGTAATTAACTATTTATTTTCATCATAATCAGGTGCGATACCAGTATGTGTTTCAACTAATCTGAATTTTTCGACCCAGCCATTAACTTGGTTTCCGTCATTGGCCACATACATTACGCTGTAATACTTTCCATACTCGACGTAAGCATATAGTTCATTGCCAGGCACCACAAAAACATCTTTTTCTGCACAACGGCTATCAGGCGCAGAATAAAACTGCAACCGTCCTGACCCGCCAACCTTGTAGACATTATCTGTATTGTCGAAACGCACGCCTTTTGCGTTGGCGTTTCCAGCCTTAAGTTGACAAAAATCATTTGCAAAGGCAATTAATGGAAAGAAAACCATTAAAATGCATAAAATTTTAAACATTTTAACCTGCAATGAATTTTGGCGAATATATAAATTTCACTAAAAAATCGATCAAAATCATGACAAAGAATGGCTGACTATTCATTATCAAAACGCTTAGACCAGTGTGCAATATCATCCTGAATCTTATTAACTTCAGGCGCGTTAGTGACATAATGAATTTTGCTTTTGTCTGGCATTATCCAGGCAGCATAAATTTTGCCATCTGCCTGTATGACAAATGCAGACGCTTGCACAAGATAGAGATCTTTTAACCAGCCCTCAACGAATATACCGCCGTCATCTGTTTTATGTGGTTCGCCAAAAACATCAAAGTTCTGGCTGAAGTTATCATAATCATTACCTAAAACAGATTTTAAACGGGAGACAACGCCCTGATTACTAAAGACCTTTGAAACATTGTCTAAGCTATTGTAGTGAGTCAAAGATACTTGTGAAGATGTCGCAACGCCTATCGGGCAAATGAAAGATATAATCAAGAGCATCACATTAACAAATAAATTCATAGTTTTACCTGATGAGTTGATTCAGTGGCGCTGTTTTACCATGCTGACCGGTCTATTTTTTAACTGATTACTCAACTCACCAAATGGTAAGTTGTTGTATACAGTTGATCCTGTCACAGATAACTGTGGTTTTTTATTAACTCACACACCTCAGAATCAATAAATTAACAGCCAATGACAAAATTAAAAGCTCCCTATGAAGAGTTAATATTCAAAACTTAATTTAATCCTGCGTGACGTGTCACGCAGGATTATTTTCATTCATCAGTATTAATCGTCATCATAATATGACTGACTTTTTTATTCTCTAGCTGAAATGACATGCGCTTGTTATCAGCGTCATAATATAACCAGTGCTGATTATCACTGTCATCCACTGTGCCCTGACCATATTTACTGACCAGCATATCCTGACTGTCACCGGTCCCTACGCCTCTGGCTGTTTTGATAGCAGGCGTATTTAAAGTGATTTGTGCAATAAGATAGCTATCAATATCACGCTGTTCTTTTTGCCAGAACAGGTTCGCAGTGTAGATTTCAAAACCATCATACTTGTGCTGGTAGTATTTATAACTGGTGTCACCGGCAGGCACATCGCCAACGAAGTTTTCACTTATCTGCGCGCCCATCTGCTTCTGAGTTTCATCGCTCCATTTATCACCTAAAGAAAAAGGATGATTGTTTATTTCCACACTAAAATCAGCCGCGGTTAATGCAGCAGGGACTGTGAGGCTTGTCGCCGCAGTAGCCAGATTCACCTGAATGGCAGGGAACAGCAGCGCACACAACAACACTGCATTTTTCAGAGGAGAAATCATATTTATCAGTCCCTTATTTAAACTCAGGTATATCATAAGAAAGATTCGCATTCGGAAAGCTGTCGAACATTTTTTTCATGCTGGTTGTCTGAGCAGTAGCCCAGTTAACGTCTGTCGCATACTGATGTGTTCCCGGAGAGGCAGGATTCCAGCGCATTTTATACAAAGTATTCTGACCAGAGCCAACAAACTTATCAGATATCCATTTAGCGCCGCCGTCAATCGCCTTTTCCGGCGTTGTCCAGCCCTGCTTATAGGCATAGTTAGCACCGGTTTTTACCGCATTGCCATCAAGCGCGCCGATACCGTACATATTGTAAACTTTGGTTCCATTAACCATGACACCTTTAGCTAACTCACTGGTGCCATTTCCCGTCTCCAGCGCGGAATGCGCGGCCAGGTATGCCTCATTGACATTATATTTTTTAGCTGCATCCAGGTAAGTTTGTTCCTGACCGGACAGCGTGCCTTTATCTTTAAGGAAAGTGCTCATATCCTCTTTGCTAATCCCGGCTGAGGAGGAAAGATCCACAAACTGATATTTGTCTTTGCCTTCCATGTGGTTGGCAGGATCGACATATTTTTTAATATCATCCTCGGTTGCGTTTACAAAGCCTTTTTTGGTTTTATCCCATTTCACTGGCGTGGCTTTAAGTCCTTTTTGCTTTTTGACCATTTCATCTACCGAGTAGTCATATTTGCTCTTCTTATCGCCAGAAGCAGAATTGGCCAACGGTGCAGCCGCCCCTTTCGCCGGTGCCGCCGCAGCCTTTGGTGCAGCGGGCGCGGCCTGGCCTTTTTGCTTCGGCGGGAACAGGTTCTCCACCGCCTGGCTGATGTTCTGTTTATGACTGGAGCCCGGTGCGCTAGTGCCTGGCTTCGCACCATCTGTGTTCAGGTTCAGTTTGCCGCCAGAGGTGGTGATGTGACCATCGCCCTGCACGAAAATATTGAAGCCTTTACCCACAATATTAATCTGGCCATTCGCATTGAGTTCGATAGCGCTCTCTCCGCATTCAAGGCGAAGTTTAGTGCCCGAACCCACAACATAGGTATCGACTACCGCATCAAGCTTGCCTTTACCGGTCAGCCGCTCTTCGCCCCCTTTTACGCCGTGGACGCGATTGGTTTCGACCCGATACAACTCATTGCCGCCCGCATAATGGCTGTGATTGTTGGCGACGGAATGGCTGGCGTCATTTTTAACATGCGTATCCATGTTCTTCTGCGCCTGAATCCACAGGTGTTCCTCACCCGCCTTATCCTCAAACCTCAGCGCGTTCGCGGTGTCCGCCGTGCCATCCTTCGACCGGCTCAGAAAGCCCATCTGCGTCGCCGCCGCCGGCAGCGCCCACGGCGGCATGCTCGCCTCGTTATACACGCGGCCGATGATCAGCGGGCGATCCGGATCGCCGTTGATGAAGTCCACCACCACTTCGTCGTTAACACGCGGGATCTGCACCCCGCCGAACCCCTGACCGGCCCAGGCGCTGGAGACGCGCACCCAGCAGGAGCTGGTGTCGTCGCCCTTCGCCAGCCGGTCCCAGTGAAACTTCACCTTTACCCGGCCGTAGCGGTCGGTCCAGATCGATTCGCCTTTGGGTCCCACCACCTTCGCCGTCTGCGGGCCGTGCGTTTTCGGCCACGGCGTCTCCGGCGGCGTGCGGTACGTCACCGACGACGGCAGCACCGTGAAGTGGATGTTGTGACGGCTGTCGCCGGTGTCGCCGCTGGCGTAGGCGTTCTCGGCAAAGTCATAGGTCGCCGAGGTCACCAGATACTCGCCGTTGTCGCTGAAGTGCGGCGCGTTGATGATGGCGAAGGTAAAGCCCGGCGCGATGCCGGTGGCCGTGCCCGACCCGCTGACGCTGTGGTGCTCGGCCTGCCACACCTCCTGACGGATGCGCGCGTAGGACTCGCCGTGGCTGTGGTCGACAAAATGGCCCGGCCAGTCGTAAACGTCCACCGAGCCCGGCACCGGCGACGCCGGGTTCTGGCGGGCCTGCAGCATCCAGGCGTTCGGCTTGCGGAAGTCGTAGTCGTCGGTGCTGTAGATGCCCGGCGTCACGCTCTCCGCCAGCGACCACTGGCTGATGCCCTCTTCCGTGACCACGCCACCCGACTGCGTGACGTGATAGGCGATGGTCTCATAGCCCGGAAACGCCTGATGCTGGTCCGGCGCGTCGCACAGCACCAGCGTATGTTTGTCCGCCTCGTGGCGGAAGAAGTAGTAAATCCCCTCCAGCTCCATCAGGCGGCTGATAAAGTCCAGGCTGCTCTCCTGATACTGCACGCAGTACTCCCACACCCGGTAGTTACCCGCCAGGCGCGTCTCCACGTTAACCGCGTACTCCTTCAGCAGCGTCTGCACAATCTGCGGCACCGTCTGGCTCTGGAAGATGCGCAGATTGCGGTCGCGCTTCATCGGCCACAGGTCCGGCTCGACCGTCAGCTCATAGACCGCGTAGCGGGTGCCGCTCAGCTCCTGGCTGCGCACCGCCACCCGGGTGATTTTGCCGTTGAGGTAGCGCGGACTGAGCGCGCTCATCAGGCCATCGGTCGGCAGCGAAAAGGTCACCGGCTTACCCAGCAGGGCGTGACGATCGATGCGCGCGTCGGTGGCCAGCAGTTCGGCGGTGAGCACAAACGGACGGGACAGCGTCTCGGTGCCCGTGAGCGTGTGGAACAGCAGGCCGTCCGCCGACAGCTGTGCAGTAATGCGTGAGAACATAAGTAATCCCTGACTATTAACTGTGTGGATCGAGCAACCAGACGCCTTCTTCGCTGATGTTCAGCGTCTGCTGGCGGGTGCCACTCTGGCCGCTGATGGCAAAGGTGTAGTTACCCGGTGCCAGCTGCAGCGTGGCGAAGCCATTCACCGCCGGGACCAGCGCCTGCGGCTGACCGTTCACCTGAACGCGTTCACCCTGCTGCAGACGGATATAGACCTGAGCAACCGGAGCGGGTGGTGGTGCCGGTTGTGGATCAGGGTCACGCGCGGCGGTCTGCGCGGGTTCAGAAGTCTGAGCCGGGGCACTGGCAACGGTATCCGGCGGGGTCTCAACCTGCGTCGGTGGCGCAGCCACCGGCTGGTTAACCGGCGCGACGGTGACGGCAGGTGTGCTGTTTTGCGCGGTCTCAGCCAGCGCCGTCTGGTCATCACCACGCGACATCAGCAGACCGGCACACAGGCCGACCAGCACGCCCGCGGCCACCAGGCCCGGCAGTGCAAAGCGGTGTCCCAGTAGCGTTTTCAACGGCGAGGCGGTTGTGACGACTTCTTCTTCTACGATCGGCACCAGCATGGTGCCTGGCCCGCTCATTTTTGCACTGAGTAGCGGTTCAGGCTCGCGTTCCGGCAGCGCCATCAGCACCGCAAAATCATCAATGCTCTGCGGACGATCTTCCGGTTTCAGCGCCAGCGCGCGATCGACAGCGCTAAGCAGCGCGGTGGAGTAGCCCGCCAGACGACGCTGCACCAGCGGCTGGTAGTTATCTTCGATGCTGCGCACTACGCTCACCGGCGGTGGCGCACCGGTGATCAGCGTATGCAGCACCGCGCCCAGCGCGTAGATATCAGTCCATGCGCCCTGCTCACTCTCGTCGTTGTCGCTGTACTGCTCAATCGGCGCATAGCCGGGACGCAGCATGGTCTCGCTCTCATCCGACAGGTTGCCGATGGTTTTACGGGCCGACCCGAAATCCAGCAGGATCGGCTCGCCGCTACTCTGGATCTGGATATTATCCAGCGAGATATCGCGATGCAGATAGCCCGCTTCATGGATGGTTTTAATCGCCCCCAGCAGCGGCGGCAGCATGCGACGGATCCACGCCTCATTCACCGACTGCGGATGACGTTCGCGGAAGTTCGAGAGCGTGGTGCCGCTGTAGAACACCGTGCCCATATACGCGGTGTCGTTCTGCACCCAGAAACGCAGCACGTGCAGCAGGTTCGGATGGTTAAAGCGCGCCAGCAGCCGCGCCTCCTGGATAAAGCTGTTCAGTCCGGCGTGAAAGGTTTTGCTGAAGCGCTCACTGCGCAGCACCAGATTGAGGTCATCGCTGCGCACCGCCAGCGAAGCGGGCATAAACTCTTTGATGGCGATATCGCGCTCAAGCTGGTGATCCCAGGCGCGATAGACGATGCCAAAGCCGCCACCGCCGATGACCTCTTTGATTTCAAACTCATTGAAGCGGTAACCCAGCGGCAGGGCGTTGGGGACATTCAGGGGTTGATCATGTTCCGACATATTCGAAAACTCTCTGATGACTGGGCTTTAAACAGCGAACTGGCAGACAAATTCGCCCTGCTCACAACGCACCTCAACGCGGCGATAGCGTTCATCGCGGGCATGGGCGCTCAGCAGTATCTGGCTCATCTGCGGCAACAGCGTGTTGGTAAGGATGGCATCGACCATGCGACCGCCCGACTCGACTTCGGTGCAACGCTGGACGATCTGGCTCACTACCGACTCGTCGATCTGCGCCTCAATGCCGTGGTTGTCGGCCAGACGACGCACAATGCGCGCCAGCTGCAGTCGCACAATCTCCGCCAGCATTTCATCGCTGAGCGGGTAATACGGCACCACCAGCAGACGGCCCAGCAGCGCAGGCGGGAACACCTCCAGCAGCGGCTTACGCAGCGCGGTGCTCAGGGCATCGGGATCGGGCATCAGCTCAGGATCGGCGCACATCGCGCTGATTAACTGCGTACCGACGTTTGAGGTCAGAATGATGATGGTGTTGCGGAAATCGATGTGGCGGCCTTCGCCATCCTCCATCCAGCCTTTGTCAAACACCTGGAAGAACAGCTCATGCACATCCGGATGGGCTTTCTCAATCTCATCCAGCAGCACCACGCTATAGGGACGACGGCGAACGGCTTCGGTCAGCACGCCACCTTCGCCGTAGCCGACGTAGCCCGGCGGTGCGCCTTTCAGCGTCGAGACGGTGTGCGCCTCCTGAAACTCGCTCATGTTGATGGTGATGATGTTCTGCTCGCCGCCATACAGTGACTCGGCCAGCGCCAGCGCGGTCTCGGTTTTCCCGACGCCGGACGGACCGCACAGCATAAAGACGCCTGCGGGCTTGTTGGGGTTATCCAGGCGCGCGCGCGTGGTGCGAACCCGCTTCGCGATCAATTCCAGACCGTGACGCTGACCGATGACGCGCTGGTTAAGGGTATCCGCCAGATTCAGGACGGCGTCGATCTCATTTTTCACCATCCGGCCCAGCGGAATGCCGGTCCAGTCCGACACCACGGCAGCCACTACGCCCGCATCGACGGCGGCAAACAGCAGCGGCGTGTCGCCCTGCAGCGCAGTGAGCTGCTGCTGCGTTGCATCACGCTGTTCACACAGCGCCGCATCCTCTTCGGTTACACAGCGGGCGCGCAGTGCAATCAGGGTCTCGACCAGTTCACGCTCCTGCAGCCAGCACTGTTGCAGCGCATCGCGTTCGGCTTCCAGCCCCGTTCGCTCTGCGGTAATCGCCTGCTGTCGGGTCACATCGCCGAGGCCGACGCGGATTTCGCGTTCAATGATCTCCGCTTCAATCTCCAGCGCGGCCAGACGGTGCAGGCAATCTTCCAGCGCCGCAGGCTGCGCGCCCTGGCTGACCGCCACGCGGGCGCAGGCGGTATCCAGCAGCGCCACGGCTTTGTCCGGCAACTGGCGCGCCGGAATATAGCGATGCGACAGTTTCACCGCCGCACTGACCGCATCATCCAGCAGCAGCACGCGATGGTGTTTCTCCAGCGCGCTGACGGTGCTGCGCAGCATCAGAATCGCTTTGGCTTCATCCGGCTCCTGCACCTGCACGGTCTGGAAGCGACGGGTCAGCGCCGGATCTTTCTCGATGTACTTTTTGTATTCGGCCCAGGTGGTCGCGCCGATGGTGCGCAGCTGGCCGCGCGCCAGCGCCGGTTTCAGCAGGTTGGCGGCATCGCCTGTGCCCTGCTGACCACCTGCGCCGACCAGGGTGTGGATCTCATCCACAAACAGCACAATCGGCGTCGGGCTGGACTGCACCTCATTGATCAGCGCCTGCAGTCGCGCTTCAAACTCCCCTTTCATCCCGGCACCCGCCTGCAGCAGGCCGATATCCAGCAGCCAGAGCTGCACATCGCGCAGCGGCGCAGGGACATCGCCCGCCGCGATACGAAGCGCAAGGCCCTCGACCACCGCGGTTTTGCCGACGCCCGCTTCACCGGTCAGCAGCGGGTTGTTCTGGCGACGACGCATCAGGATATCGACCATCTGGCGGATCTCATCGTCACGCCCGGTCACTGGATCGATGCGGCCTTCACGCGCGCGCGCAGTGAGGTCCTGCCCGTACTGCTCCAGCGTGCTGCTACCGGCCGCAGGGGGTGCGCCAGCGGCATCCGCCGGTGCGCTCATCGCCTGCTGGGCTTCTTTGCTGTTGCTAAGCAGCGTGTCGAACTCCGCCAGCAGCGCATCGGCGTTGACGCGGCTGAACTGGCCGGAGATGCCCTTCAGCACGCTGGCCAGGTTGAAGGTTTTCAGCATGCCGATCAGCAGATGGCCGCCGCGAATGCGGGTCGCACCATATTTGAGCGAGGCGTAAACCCACGCCCGCTCGACGGCGCTGTCGATATGCTCAGAGAGGTCGGAGACCGCACTGGCACCGCGCGGCAGACGATCCAGCGCGGCAACGATGTCCTGAGTCAGGGCCTTTTCATCCAGTGAAAAATGTGTGATGACCTGCTGTAAGTCGCCATCCTGCTGCTGCATCAGCTGATGCAGCCAGTGCACCAGCTCGACATAGGGATTGCCGCGCAGTTTGCAAAAGGCGGTGGCGCTTTCCAGCGAGGTAAATAACAGCGTATCCAGTTTGCCGAATAGCACGGCACGGCTGATTTCTGACATAGGGGGCTCTCTTCAATGAAAGACGCAGGCTGTGTAACAGGGAAAGCGGCTGGGCTAGCGCGAAGCCGCCTCAACCTCAAACATAAAATCTTCTCGATCCTGCGGCTGCGGCATCTGCCCCAGCCAGCTGGTGTAACCAAGTCGGGCAATGCCGCCCAGTGCCACGCCCTGCACCTCGTCAGCGGCCAGGATCAGGCTGAGATCCCACTGCATTTCGATGCCGAGGTAGTGACGCACCCAGTCGCGCACTTCCTGCGCGCCGGGGGCATCCGGCAGAAAACGGGCATACTGCGCGGCGCTGAGCGGGCCCAGGTGCAGGTGAAAACGGTGCTGCACGTCGCGCACCGCCACGCCGAGAAATGCAGAAGCGCCCAGCCGGGGCATGTGACGTCCCGCGCCCAGCCGGGCCTGATCGCGACTGTCCAGCGTCAGCCAGTGCGGCAGGTTCTGCGTCAGCCGGACCGGCACGCCAAAGTAGTGGCGCAGAATGCGCACCAGCCCTTCGGCATCGTGGCCGTGGCGGCTGAGGTGACCCACCAGCATCAGTCGGGCATGAAGGCTGAGCGAGCTGGCCTGCTGCTGGGCCGGTAAACCGATGCCCGCCAGGCAGGCGAGATAGTTCAGGAAGCGACTGTCGTCGGGGCGATCCAGCGATACGGTCGGCTGCGCATCGGCCCAGGCACGATAAAAAAGCAGCGTAGCGCGATGGTGAAACAGGTCAGCAAACGCCGACAGGCTGTGATCCTGATGATGCACGATACGTTCATGCACATATTCGGTCAGATGGGTCGGCAGCGGGCCATTGGGGCCAAACAAACCAAAGCTGTAGATCGACAGCTCATGGCGTCCCGCCTCCTCACGTGGCATGGCGCTGGCGACGGTGGCGGGCGCAAACGCCAGTGATGGCGTCTGACCGATGCGTACCGATTCGAACTTCGGCAGCGGCGCACGGCCCAGCGGATAGCGCTGACCGCCCTGCGCATCCAGCCGCCGCAGCAGCTGGAACAGATCGTAGCGCCACGGCGCGGCCATCACTTTTTGCCAGAAATCATCCGGCAGTCGGGTCAGCCGCGGCAGCGAAATCACTTTTTCGCCACTCATATCAGCGCTTTCCTGCCCATGCGCGGCGGCCAGTAGCCCACTTCGCCGCGCTGCTGGCTGTTAAGGGTGAACTCCGTGAAGCTATTCAGTGCCACGAGGCGGCCACAGACCCGCTCCAGTACGCTGCCGAACAGCCACGGGCTGGCGCCCGAAAACGCCTGCTCATCCACTTCCAGCGTGATGCTGACACCGCGCGCAAACACCACCGGACCCGGCTCCGGCACGCGGCGGTTGACCGCGCTGAGCGTACAATGGCGGATGCCGTCAATCTGGCGGGCAACCGGCGCTTCCGCCAGGTTAGCGTAGAGGCTCAGCAGCTGGCGCAGCGCCGCCGCGCCCTCGCCATCGCTGCTGTCCATCAGGCTGAGGTAGTTCATCTGCAGATGGCTGATCAGCCGCCACGCCGAAAGGCCCTCGGCCAGTGCCGGACGTGGCGGCGTCGGCCCTTTGCACAGTTTCAGTTCCGACACCGGAATGGAGTCCGGCATCACGAAGTTGCCCTGATCCTGCTGCAGCATCAGCGGCAGATCGCGGCTGGTACACATCACCTCGGCGGAGAGATAGCGCACGTCATCGCGCCACGGCGCGTGATGTTCATCCACCAGCGACAGAAACACTTCGGAACCGATGTAACCGGTGCGCGTGCCGTAGCGCTGCGCCTGCTCAGACAGGGTGCGCTGTTCGCGGCGCAGCGAGAAGTAAGCGCCGTAGTCACCCTGGTCACCGCTGAAGGTGCTCCAGAACGGACGGAAAACCTGCTCTTCCCGCTGGCCTTCTACGGTGGCGAACAGCCGCTGCACCGAATGCACTTCGTAATCCAGTGGCCGGATGTTATCCACCACCAGATGATATTCATGCTGGCTGTCGCTGACCTTCAGGCGCTCGGCGGTTTTCGGGAACAGATTGATAACCGGCGTGCAGTGCAGCGCCAGATGGCTGTGATCGACCACGCTTTCCAGCGCGCTGTCCGCTTTGTCGAGCAGGATGATGATGTCGAATGCCGTGGCGTTGTCGCAGCGGCGCAGGAACGGGCCGAGCTGACTCAGGCTGATAAACTGGAAACGTGCCGGAAAGGCAAAATACTCCTGCAACAGACGATAACCGTCGAAGTTGCGCAGATCGTCTGGCAGCAGCGCCTGCTCCGGCGCAAAGCCCTCCTGCTGCAGGGCCTCATCCGTCAGCACCTGACGCTGCGGCCGCTTCTCAACCGACTGCAGCACGATGCCCACCCGGTGCTGCATCAGCAGCTCCAGCAGTTTCAGCGCCTGGATATCCGGGCCGCTGAGAAACAGCATCAGGTCATCCACACTGAGCTGACTGAGCGAGGAGATCCCTTCACACGTGATGCGGATACGCAGCGCACTGACCGCCCCCAGACCACCCAATTTAAGTTCGCCGGAGGGCAGATCGCCGGGCACGCCGCCGAGAGTGACTTCGCTGATGCGCAGCGGATGCAGTATCACATCGTGCGCGGTAGTGTAGCTGCAGGTCACCCCGGTTTTTTTCAGGTTCTGGCTCTCCATCATGGTGCCGCGCGGCACGCGAAAGCCCTGGGTGATGTCACCCTTGCGGCTGTCCGGCGTCAGCTGAGCGATCGCCATTGACGGGGTTGGTGAGAGATAGGATGGCGCAATCATCTCCAGCAGACGCTGCGAGAAGCGCGGAAACTCCGCATCCATCTTCAGCTGCACGCGCGACGTCAGGAAGGCGAATCCTTCCATCAGTCGCTCGACGTAGGGATCTGCCACGTCGATGCCATGCATGCCGAGACGTCCCGCCACTTTAGGGTAACGCGTCGCGAACTCCGCCCCCATCTCGCGCAGGTAAGCCAGTTCACGGTTGTAATAGTCGAGCAGATTGCTGTCCATGATTACCCTGCATCCTGAAGTTCGAAATGGCCGCTCTCCAGATCAACCTGAGTGCGGAACAGAAACGCCAGCGGATAAGGCACGCACCAGAGCCGCCCTTTGATCTCAATCGACAGCACGTTGTGCAGACTAA
Encoded here:
- the tssI gene encoding type VI secretion system tip protein TssI/VgrG, producing MFSRITAQLSADGLLFHTLTGTETLSRPFVLTAELLATDARIDRHALLGKPVTFSLPTDGLMSALSPRYLNGKITRVAVRSQELSGTRYAVYELTVEPDLWPMKRDRNLRIFQSQTVPQIVQTLLKEYAVNVETRLAGNYRVWEYCVQYQESSLDFISRLMELEGIYYFFRHEADKHTLVLCDAPDQHQAFPGYETIAYHVTQSGGVVTEEGISQWSLAESVTPGIYSTDDYDFRKPNAWMLQARQNPASPVPGSVDVYDWPGHFVDHSHGESYARIRQEVWQAEHHSVSGSGTATGIAPGFTFAIINAPHFSDNGEYLVTSATYDFAENAYASGDTGDSRHNIHFTVLPSSVTYRTPPETPWPKTHGPQTAKVVGPKGESIWTDRYGRVKVKFHWDRLAKGDDTSSCWVRVSSAWAGQGFGGVQIPRVNDEVVVDFINGDPDRPLIIGRVYNEASMPPWALPAAATQMGFLSRSKDGTADTANALRFEDKAGEEHLWIQAQKNMDTHVKNDASHSVANNHSHYAGGNELYRVETNRVHGVKGGEERLTGKGKLDAVVDTYVVGSGTKLRLECGESAIELNANGQINIVGKGFNIFVQGDGHITTSGGKLNLNTDGAKPGTSAPGSSHKQNISQAVENLFPPKQKGQAAPAAPKAAAAPAKGAAAPLANSASGDKKSKYDYSVDEMVKKQKGLKATPVKWDKTKKGFVNATEDDIKKYVDPANHMEGKDKYQFVDLSSSAGISKEDMSTFLKDKGTLSGQEQTYLDAAKKYNVNEAYLAAHSALETGNGTSELAKGVMVNGTKVYNMYGIGALDGNAVKTGANYAYKQGWTTPEKAIDGGAKWISDKFVGSGQNTLYKMRWNPASPGTHQYATDVNWATAQTTSMKKMFDSFPNANLSYDIPEFK
- the tssH gene encoding type VI secretion system ATPase TssH encodes the protein MSEISRAVLFGKLDTLLFTSLESATAFCKLRGNPYVELVHWLHQLMQQQDGDLQQVITHFSLDEKALTQDIVAALDRLPRGASAVSDLSEHIDSAVERAWVYASLKYGATRIRGGHLLIGMLKTFNLASVLKGISGQFSRVNADALLAEFDTLLSNSKEAQQAMSAPADAAGAPPAAGSSTLEQYGQDLTARAREGRIDPVTGRDDEIRQMVDILMRRRQNNPLLTGEAGVGKTAVVEGLALRIAAGDVPAPLRDVQLWLLDIGLLQAGAGMKGEFEARLQALINEVQSSPTPIVLFVDEIHTLVGAGGQQGTGDAANLLKPALARGQLRTIGATTWAEYKKYIEKDPALTRRFQTVQVQEPDEAKAILMLRSTVSALEKHHRVLLLDDAVSAAVKLSHRYIPARQLPDKAVALLDTACARVAVSQGAQPAALEDCLHRLAALEIEAEIIEREIRVGLGDVTRQQAITAERTGLEAERDALQQCWLQERELVETLIALRARCVTEEDAALCEQRDATQQQLTALQGDTPLLFAAVDAGVVAAVVSDWTGIPLGRMVKNEIDAVLNLADTLNQRVIGQRHGLELIAKRVRTTRARLDNPNKPAGVFMLCGPSGVGKTETALALAESLYGGEQNIITINMSEFQEAHTVSTLKGAPPGYVGYGEGGVLTEAVRRRPYSVVLLDEIEKAHPDVHELFFQVFDKGWMEDGEGRHIDFRNTIIILTSNVGTQLISAMCADPELMPDPDALSTALRKPLLEVFPPALLGRLLVVPYYPLSDEMLAEIVRLQLARIVRRLADNHGIEAQIDESVVSQIVQRCTEVESGGRMVDAILTNTLLPQMSQILLSAHARDERYRRVEVRCEQGEFVCQFAV
- a CDS encoding serine/threonine protein kinase, which gives rise to MSEHDQPLNVPNALPLGYRFNEFEIKEVIGGGGFGIVYRAWDHQLERDIAIKEFMPASLAVRSDDLNLVLRSERFSKTFHAGLNSFIQEARLLARFNHPNLLHVLRFWVQNDTAYMGTVFYSGTTLSNFRERHPQSVNEAWIRRMLPPLLGAIKTIHEAGYLHRDISLDNIQIQSSGEPILLDFGSARKTIGNLSDESETMLRPGYAPIEQYSDNDESEQGAWTDIYALGAVLHTLITGAPPPVSVVRSIEDNYQPLVQRRLAGYSTALLSAVDRALALKPEDRPQSIDDFAVLMALPEREPEPLLSAKMSGPGTMLVPIVEEEVVTTASPLKTLLGHRFALPGLVAAGVLVGLCAGLLMSRGDDQTALAETAQNSTPAVTVAPVNQPVAAPPTQVETPPDTVASAPAQTSEPAQTAARDPDPQPAPPPAPVAQVYIRLQQGERVQVNGQPQALVPAVNGFATLQLAPGNYTFAISGQSGTRQQTLNISEEGVWLLDPHS
- a CDS encoding DcrB-related protein gives rise to the protein MNYQFNEGAFALFPAAWQDTTMNILRDEASGLAWVVSRGVISEGSDAEKEFQRQWDTLRSQMGHIQQSEFVRVMAGVDNTLHAIEVETMFDRNGQAVWQKQLATQVPDSNTLMIFTLSAMRPFNEEDEQRWSAFKQSLTLNTPRKA